A DNA window from Aquarana catesbeiana isolate 2022-GZ linkage group LG01, ASM4218655v1, whole genome shotgun sequence contains the following coding sequences:
- the ANKRD34B gene encoding ankyrin repeat domain-containing protein 34B: protein MDESLDVTTEGNSLIKAVYQSRLRLTRLLLEGGAYIDESNDRGETPLMIACKTKHVDHQSVSKVKMIKYLLENNAHPNIQDKFGKTALMHACLENAGAEVVSLLLESGADPSLQDHTGFSALVYAVNSEDKETLRILLNACKAKGKEVIIITTDKSPSGRQKTRQYLNVPPSPGIDDHSSPSPCTSPSEIELKTSPTPISSAFEAEKELFNFKEADTSIEFKGSSEPGSPTKKAHMMHIGAKLPLLQRLHSEPWLKIPPSLLHQHKVSSLQEELQDITPEEELSLRMNGLVYSKRYFTRHQSIDVKDPTHLLKTFDTSGPRKLSYDEIHSQSLYTEGTPNKSEIPVDQDPDSVNTISVSSLRSIVQRRNLGANHYSSDSQLTRCHGPAATEDSKVLLEKKKMFSPSSLLSGSRESLESVSVTPLSRRNHAILERRGSGALLLDHISQTRPGFLPPLNVNPHPPIPDISGHNKISSVTFPGTKMLVPSAPLFPKESKSKKMLLRRHSMHTEQIKQLVNFEEILG from the coding sequence ATGGACGAAAGCCTGGATGTGACGACTGAAGGGAACTCGCTTATTAAAGCTGTATACCAGAGCAGATTGCGCCTCACAAGACTTCTTCTGGAAGGAGGAGCTTATATCGATGAGAGCAATGATCGTGGAGAAACACCACTAATGATTGCTTGCAAAACTAAGCATGTGGATCATCAAAGTGTAAGCAAAGTTAAAATGATTAAATATCTACTGGAAAATAATGCACACCCAAACATCCAAGACAAGTTTGGGAAAACAGCACTAATGCATGCCTGTTTGGAGAATGCAGGTGCTGAGGTGGTTTCTCTGCTGCTGGAAAGTGGAGCTGACCCCAGTCTTCAAGACCACACCGGCTTCTCTGCACTGGTTTATGCAGTCAACTCAGAAGACAAGGAGACACTCAGAATCCTGCTTAATGCTTGCAAGGCTAAAGGTAAAGAAGTTATTATTATAACTACTGATAAATCTCCATCAGGAAGACAAAAAACAAGACAGTATTTAAATGTTCCACCTTCTCCAGGAATTGATGACCACAGTTCTCCAAGCCCATGTACATCACCTTCTGAAATCGAACTTAAAACCTCTCCTACGCCAATTTCAAGTGCTTTTGAAGCAGAAAAGGAACTGTTTAACTTTAAAGAGGCTGATACATCTATTGAATTCAAAGGTTCCTCTGAGCCAGGTTCTCCAACAAAAAAAGCCCATATGATGCATATTGGGGCTAAATTACCACTTCTACAAAGATTACATTCTGAACCCTGGCTTAAAATCCCACCATCTCTTCTACATCAGCATAAAGTGTCCTCTTTGCAAGAAGAGCTTCAAGatattacccctgaagaagaacTTTCTCTTAGAATGAATGGCTTGGTGTATTCCAAGCGTTACTTCACTCGTCATCAGAGCATAGATGTGAAAGATCCTACTCATCTTTTAAAAACATTTGATACCTCTGGTCCAAGGAAGCTTTCGTATGATGAAATTCATTCACAGTCACTGTACACAGAAGGGACACCAAACAAATCAGAAATCCCTGTAGATCAAGACCCTGACTCAGTAAATACAATATCAGTATCAAGCCTGAGGAGCATAGTTCAAAGAAGAAATTTAGGAGCCAATCATTACAGCTCAGATTCCCAGCTCACTAGGTGTCATGGTCCAGCTGCAACAGAGGACAGCAAAGTCCttttggagaagaagaagatgttTTCTCCTTCTTCTCTACTGTCTGGTTCCAGGGAGTCTCTCGAAAGTGTGTCTGTTACACCCTTAAGTAGAAGGAACCACGCCATTCTTGAGAGGCGAGGATCTGGAGCCTTACTTCTAGATCACATTAGTCAAACCAGACCAGGCTTTCTTCCACCACTGAATGTTAATCCCCACCCTCCTATTCCGGACATTAGTGGCCACAACAAAATATCCAGTGTTACTTTCCCAGGGACAAAAATGCTTGTGCCCTCAGCTCCTCTCTTTCCAAAAGAGTCAAAGAGCAAAAAAATGCTGCTTCGAAGGCATTCAATGCACACAGAACAGATTAAACAACTTGTTAACTTTGAAGAGATTCTTGGCTAA